In a genomic window of Streptomyces sp. NBC_01231:
- a CDS encoding TatD family hydrolase, with protein MPSNAADKNAAPPLPEPLRVPVADSHTHLDMQAGTVDEALAKAASVGVTTVVQVGCDVAGSRWAAETAARYDAVHATVALHPNEAPRIVHGDPDGWSRQGARTPGGDAGLDEALAEIDRLAALPQVKGVGETGLDYFRTGPEGKEAQERSFRAHIEIAKRHGKALVIHDRDAHADVLRVLKEEGAPERTVFHCYSGDAEMAEICAGAGYFMSFAGNVTFKNAQNLRDAVAVAPVELLLVETDAPFLTPVPYRGRPNAPYLIPVTVRALAAVRGSDEDALASALAANTARAFDY; from the coding sequence ATGCCTTCGAACGCCGCCGACAAGAACGCCGCCCCGCCGCTCCCGGAGCCCCTCCGGGTGCCGGTCGCCGACTCCCACACCCACCTCGACATGCAGGCGGGCACCGTGGACGAGGCGCTCGCGAAGGCGGCCTCCGTGGGGGTGACCACGGTCGTGCAGGTCGGCTGCGACGTGGCCGGTTCACGGTGGGCCGCCGAGACGGCCGCGCGGTACGACGCCGTCCACGCGACCGTCGCCCTGCACCCCAACGAGGCCCCGCGGATCGTCCACGGCGACCCTGACGGATGGTCCCGGCAGGGTGCGCGCACCCCGGGCGGCGACGCGGGCCTCGACGAGGCGCTCGCCGAGATCGACCGACTGGCCGCGCTGCCGCAGGTCAAGGGAGTCGGCGAGACGGGACTCGACTACTTCCGCACCGGGCCCGAGGGCAAGGAGGCGCAGGAGAGGTCGTTCCGCGCCCACATCGAGATCGCCAAGCGGCACGGCAAGGCCCTGGTCATCCACGACCGCGACGCCCACGCCGACGTGCTGCGCGTACTGAAGGAGGAGGGCGCCCCCGAGCGCACCGTCTTCCACTGCTACTCCGGCGACGCCGAGATGGCGGAGATCTGCGCCGGCGCCGGGTACTTCATGTCCTTCGCCGGCAACGTCACCTTCAAGAACGCCCAGAACCTGCGGGACGCCGTGGCCGTCGCCCCGGTGGAGCTGCTGCTGGTGGAGACCGACGCGCCCTTCCTGACGCCGGTGCCGTACCGCGGACGGCCCAACGCGCCGTATCTCATTCCGGTCACGGTGCGCGCGCTGGCCGCCGTACGCGGCAGCGACGAGGACGCGCTGGCGTCGGCACTCGCCGCCAACACGGCACGGGCGTTCGACTACTGA
- a CDS encoding 4-(cytidine 5'-diphospho)-2-C-methyl-D-erythritol kinase, with protein sequence MSVTVRVPAKVNVQLAVGAARADGFHDLANVFLAVGLHDEVTVTPADELRITCSGPDADQVPLDRTNLAARAAIALAGRRGLDAAVHIHITKDIPVAGGMAGGSADGAGALVACDALWGTDASREELLDICAELGSDVPFSLVGGAALGTGRGEKLRTLEVGGTFHWVFAMAGRGLSTPAVFREFDRLAQGRDVPEPVASQDLLDALANGDPDALAAAVTNDLQPAALSLFPELADTLAAGRSAGALAALVSGSGPTTAFLARDAGSAATVAAALGASGTCRTVRTAAGPVPGATVVAGA encoded by the coding sequence GTGAGTGTGACCGTACGCGTCCCGGCCAAGGTCAACGTCCAGCTCGCGGTGGGCGCCGCCCGTGCCGACGGGTTCCATGACCTGGCCAACGTCTTCCTCGCGGTCGGCCTCCACGACGAGGTCACCGTGACCCCGGCGGACGAGCTGCGCATCACCTGCTCGGGGCCGGACGCCGACCAGGTGCCCCTCGATCGTACGAATCTGGCGGCGCGGGCGGCGATCGCCCTCGCGGGGCGCCGCGGTCTGGACGCCGCCGTGCACATCCACATCACCAAGGACATCCCCGTCGCCGGCGGGATGGCGGGCGGCAGCGCGGACGGCGCGGGCGCGCTGGTGGCGTGCGACGCCCTGTGGGGGACCGACGCCTCCCGGGAGGAACTCCTGGACATCTGCGCCGAGTTGGGCAGTGACGTGCCGTTCAGCCTGGTCGGCGGGGCGGCGCTCGGCACCGGACGCGGGGAGAAGCTGCGGACCCTGGAGGTCGGCGGGACCTTCCACTGGGTGTTCGCGATGGCGGGGCGCGGGCTGTCGACGCCGGCCGTGTTCCGTGAGTTCGACCGGCTGGCGCAGGGGCGGGACGTTCCCGAGCCGGTCGCCTCCCAGGATCTGCTCGACGCCCTCGCCAACGGCGACCCCGACGCCTTGGCCGCCGCGGTGACCAACGACCTCCAGCCCGCCGCCCTGTCCCTGTTCCCGGAGCTCGCCGACACTCTGGCGGCCGGCCGGTCGGCCGGCGCCCTCGCCGCACTGGTCTCGGGCTCGGGTCCGACCACAGCATTCCTCGCCCGCGACGCCGGGTCGGCGGCGACGGTGGCGGCGGCGCTCGGAGCGTCGGGCACCTGCCGCACGGTGCGTACGGCCGCGGGGCCGGTGCCGGGCGCGACGGTGGTGGCGGGGGCCTGA
- a CDS encoding PQQ-like beta-propeller repeat protein, with amino-acid sequence MTQPPNQPPQGGFGAPQDQPPQPQQPQPQPAPPQQPPQAPAPQGGFGSPQTPPPPQGPPPGAPPPGYGYPQQPPTAPQSGPYGQQGPYGQPQPGPYGQQGPYGQPQQPGPYGQPQQPGPYGQPQGYGYPAQPQFPGAPGTPPPGSGNRFKGKTAIVIGAAVAALLVIGGTVFAVTSGGDDGDDKKPVAEKSDDSKPTASESPVNPGDGSGAGGEDPENLNEGRQAGESKVLWYKEAPDAPGDGADAAGMWITDKTAVKSAYKQVVAYNVGDGKPAWAPITFPQKICAVTSQKTSDDKIVVAYMNGTTDRAKCNLLQQIDLNTGDKGWTAKVGDGELFDSALQVELSVSGDTLMVGRSQSGTAYDVRTGKKLFDKKRYGESCFPTAFSGGARLVSVASCDAAGTNEHDEVQELDPKTGKAKWTQKFDKGWRVSRVYSADPLVVYSTNDDKKSWNISTFTAAGKFRSQVGFDENFAPNCGLAIIARDLQGCEGVAADADTLYLPTEATSGPNEIVAINLSTGKEKWRVKSPTDESMVPIKVEGGKLIAYVEPSYSAGGRIVSIPTGGGSHTPAKLLQNPQGTAQIESGFYSKDVDWVGGRFYLSTTRLSGNEDTKEKLMLAYGK; translated from the coding sequence ATGACGCAGCCGCCCAACCAGCCGCCACAGGGCGGTTTCGGAGCGCCGCAGGACCAGCCGCCGCAACCGCAGCAGCCACAACCGCAGCCGGCACCACCGCAGCAGCCGCCGCAGGCACCCGCGCCGCAGGGCGGATTCGGGTCGCCGCAGACGCCGCCGCCTCCGCAGGGCCCGCCGCCCGGTGCCCCGCCGCCCGGTTACGGCTATCCCCAGCAGCCGCCCACCGCCCCGCAGTCGGGGCCCTACGGTCAGCAGGGCCCGTACGGACAGCCCCAGCCCGGCCCCTACGGCCAGCAGGGTCCGTACGGTCAGCCGCAGCAGCCGGGACCTTACGGTCAGCCCCAGCAGCCGGGTCCGTACGGACAGCCGCAGGGATACGGCTATCCGGCGCAGCCCCAGTTCCCGGGCGCCCCCGGCACCCCGCCGCCCGGCTCCGGGAACCGCTTCAAGGGGAAGACCGCCATCGTCATCGGCGCCGCCGTGGCCGCGCTGCTCGTCATCGGCGGGACCGTGTTCGCGGTCACCAGCGGCGGTGACGACGGTGACGACAAGAAGCCGGTCGCCGAGAAGAGCGACGACTCCAAGCCCACCGCCTCCGAGTCCCCGGTCAACCCCGGCGACGGCAGCGGCGCCGGCGGCGAGGACCCGGAGAACCTCAACGAGGGCCGGCAGGCCGGCGAGTCGAAGGTGCTCTGGTACAAGGAGGCGCCCGACGCACCCGGTGACGGCGCCGACGCCGCCGGCATGTGGATCACCGACAAGACCGCGGTGAAGTCGGCGTACAAGCAGGTCGTCGCCTACAACGTCGGCGACGGCAAGCCGGCCTGGGCCCCGATCACCTTCCCGCAGAAGATCTGCGCGGTCACCTCGCAGAAGACGTCCGACGACAAGATCGTCGTCGCGTACATGAACGGCACCACTGACCGTGCCAAGTGCAACCTGCTCCAGCAGATCGACCTGAACACGGGCGACAAGGGCTGGACCGCCAAGGTCGGGGACGGCGAGCTGTTCGACAGCGCGCTCCAGGTCGAACTGAGCGTCAGCGGCGACACGTTGATGGTCGGCCGCTCGCAGTCCGGCACCGCGTACGACGTACGGACCGGCAAGAAGCTGTTCGACAAGAAGAGGTACGGCGAGTCCTGCTTCCCGACCGCGTTCTCGGGCGGCGCCCGGCTGGTCTCCGTCGCCTCCTGCGACGCCGCCGGGACGAACGAGCACGACGAGGTCCAGGAGCTGGATCCCAAGACCGGCAAGGCCAAGTGGACCCAGAAGTTCGACAAGGGCTGGAGGGTCTCGCGGGTCTACTCCGCCGACCCGCTCGTGGTCTACAGCACCAACGACGACAAGAAGTCGTGGAACATCTCCACGTTCACCGCGGCGGGCAAGTTCCGCTCGCAGGTCGGCTTCGACGAGAACTTCGCCCCCAACTGCGGTCTGGCCATCATCGCGCGTGACCTTCAGGGCTGCGAGGGTGTGGCCGCCGACGCCGACACGCTGTACCTGCCCACCGAGGCGACCAGCGGGCCGAACGAGATCGTGGCGATCAACCTCTCCACCGGCAAGGAGAAGTGGCGCGTCAAGTCGCCCACCGACGAGTCGATGGTCCCGATCAAGGTCGAGGGCGGCAAGCTCATCGCGTACGTGGAGCCCTCGTACTCCGCGGGCGGGCGGATCGTGTCGATCCCGACCGGCGGCGGCAGCCACACCCCGGCCAAGCTGCTGCAGAACCCGCAGGGCACCGCGCAGATCGAGAGCGGCTTCTACTCGAAGGACGTCGACTGGGTCGGCGGGCGCTTCTACCTCTCGACCACGCGGCTGTCCGGCAACGAGGACACGAAGGAGAAGTTGATGCTCGCCTACGGCAAGTAA
- a CDS encoding ubiquitin-like domain-containing protein — translation MSNSQYQTFEAYGTQPALDPRTDLHNMETPAYGGYVPPPAYEAAAPPAYEDTYRPAYEVPEPVLPRPAGSVTGADPTEPGAHATAGRRAGARARRARCTERVDGTVRRLLPQALVVAFLAGGTTAFVAEDKAIELSVDGRPRTLHTFADDVTELLAEEGVRVRAHDVIVPAPGEALDSGDEVAVRYGRPVRLMLDGQRREVWTTAHTVEEALQQLGVRAEGAYLSASRSRRIGREGLALDVRTERSVTVMADGRARTIRTNAATVREAVAQAGITLRGQDATSVAPESFPRDGQTVSVLRITGTKEIREELIPFEVERTEDPSLFQGTEVVERPGQPGLRRVTYSVRTVNGVRKKPRWVGTEVVREPRAQVVKVGTRPLPDSVQSADQLNWQGLAACESGGQPGAVDASGTYGGLYQFDTQTWHSLGGTGRPQDASASEQTFRAKKLYMQQGASPWPHCGGRLHG, via the coding sequence GTGAGCAACTCGCAGTACCAGACGTTCGAGGCGTACGGCACGCAGCCGGCCCTCGATCCGCGCACCGACCTGCACAACATGGAGACGCCGGCCTACGGCGGGTACGTACCGCCCCCGGCCTACGAGGCGGCGGCACCGCCGGCGTACGAGGACACCTACCGGCCCGCCTACGAGGTGCCCGAGCCGGTGCTCCCGCGCCCGGCGGGGAGCGTGACCGGAGCGGACCCGACCGAGCCGGGCGCCCATGCCACGGCGGGGCGGCGGGCCGGGGCCCGCGCACGCCGGGCGCGGTGCACCGAGCGGGTCGACGGCACCGTGCGGCGGCTGCTTCCGCAGGCGCTCGTGGTCGCCTTCCTCGCCGGCGGCACCACCGCGTTCGTCGCCGAGGACAAGGCGATCGAGCTCAGCGTCGACGGCCGGCCGCGCACCCTGCACACCTTCGCGGACGACGTCACCGAACTGCTCGCGGAGGAGGGCGTGCGGGTGCGGGCCCACGACGTGATCGTGCCCGCTCCGGGCGAGGCGCTCGACAGCGGCGACGAGGTCGCGGTGCGCTACGGGCGTCCCGTGCGGCTCATGCTGGACGGTCAGCGGCGCGAGGTGTGGACGACGGCGCACACCGTGGAGGAGGCGCTTCAGCAGCTGGGGGTGCGTGCGGAGGGCGCTTATCTGTCGGCCTCGCGCTCCCGGCGCATCGGGCGCGAGGGGCTCGCGCTGGACGTGCGCACCGAGCGCTCCGTGACGGTCATGGCGGACGGCCGGGCCCGCACGATCCGCACCAACGCGGCCACCGTGCGCGAGGCCGTCGCGCAGGCCGGGATCACCCTGCGCGGGCAGGACGCCACGTCCGTCGCGCCGGAGAGCTTCCCGCGCGACGGGCAGACCGTCTCGGTGCTGCGGATCACCGGCACGAAGGAGATCCGGGAGGAGCTGATCCCGTTCGAGGTGGAGCGGACCGAGGACCCCTCGCTGTTCCAGGGGACCGAGGTCGTCGAACGGCCCGGACAGCCGGGGCTGCGGCGGGTCACGTACTCCGTCCGCACCGTCAACGGGGTCCGGAAGAAGCCCCGGTGGGTCGGGACCGAGGTGGTGCGGGAGCCGCGGGCGCAGGTGGTGAAGGTGGGCACGAGGCCGCTGCCGGACTCCGTGCAGAGCGCGGACCAGCTGAACTGGCAGGGGCTCGCGGCGTGCGAGTCCGGGGGGCAGCCCGGAGCGGTCGACGCCTCCGGGACGTACGGCGGGCTCTACCAGTTCGACACGCAGACCTGGCACAGTCTCGGAGGGACGGGACGGCCGCAGGACGCGTCGGCGTCCGAGCAGACGTTCCGGGCGAAGAAGCTGTACATGCAGCAGGGGGCCAGTCCGTGGCCGCACTGCGGGGGACGGTTGCACGGCTGA
- a CDS encoding ABC-F family ATP-binding cassette domain-containing protein — translation MAVNLVNVENVSKVYGTRALLDGVSLGVSEGDRIGVVGRNGDGKTTLIRMLAKLEEADTGRVTHSGGLRVGVLTQHDSLDPSATVRHEVIRDLADHEWAGNSKIRDVLTGLFGGLDLPGFPQGLDTVIGPLSGGERRRIALAKLLIGEQDLIVLDEPTNHLDVEGIAWLAKHLRERRSALVCVTHDRWFLDQVCTRMWDVQRGDVYEYEGGYSDYVFARAERERIAATEETKRQNLVRKELAWLRRGAPARTSKPRFRVEAANELIADVPPPRDSSELMKFASSRLGKTVFDLKDVTVQAGPKVLLKHVTWQLGPGDRIGLVGVNGAGKTSLLRAMAEASWTDGETQPAGGRVAVGRTVKLAYLSQEVGELDPNLRVLEAVQRVRERVDLGKGREMTAGQLCETFGFSKEKQWTPVGDLSGGERRRLQLLRLLMDEPNVLFLDEPTNDLDIETLTQLEDVLDGWPGSMIVISHDRFFVERTTDRVFALLGDATLRMLPRGIDEYLERRRRMEEVAAASAPAPVAGKAVPEKSAADQRAAKKELQKIERQLDKVSDKEAKLHARIAENATDFAKVAELDAELRDLAGERDELEMRWLELAEDA, via the coding sequence ATGGCCGTCAACCTGGTCAATGTCGAGAACGTCAGCAAGGTGTACGGCACTCGTGCCCTCCTCGACGGCGTGTCCCTCGGCGTCTCCGAAGGGGATCGGATCGGTGTGGTCGGGCGGAACGGCGACGGCAAGACGACCCTGATCCGGATGCTCGCCAAGCTGGAGGAGGCCGACACCGGGCGGGTCACGCACTCGGGCGGGCTGCGGGTCGGCGTGCTGACCCAGCACGACTCCCTCGACCCGTCCGCCACCGTCCGCCACGAGGTCATCCGGGACCTGGCCGACCACGAGTGGGCCGGAAACTCGAAGATCAGGGACGTGCTGACCGGGCTGTTCGGCGGGCTGGACCTGCCGGGCTTCCCGCAGGGGCTCGACACCGTCATCGGTCCGCTCTCCGGCGGCGAGCGCCGCCGTATCGCGCTCGCCAAGCTGCTCATCGGCGAGCAGGACCTGATCGTCCTCGACGAGCCCACCAACCACCTCGACGTCGAAGGCATCGCCTGGCTGGCCAAACACCTGCGCGAGCGCCGTTCGGCGCTCGTGTGCGTGACCCACGACCGGTGGTTCCTGGACCAGGTCTGCACGCGCATGTGGGACGTCCAGCGCGGTGACGTCTACGAGTACGAGGGCGGCTACTCCGACTACGTCTTCGCGCGTGCCGAGCGTGAGCGGATCGCCGCCACCGAGGAGACCAAGCGGCAGAACCTGGTGCGCAAGGAGCTGGCGTGGCTGCGGCGCGGTGCCCCGGCCCGTACGTCCAAGCCGCGCTTCCGTGTCGAGGCCGCCAACGAGCTCATCGCGGACGTGCCGCCGCCCCGGGACAGCAGCGAGCTGATGAAGTTCGCCTCGTCGCGGCTCGGGAAGACCGTCTTCGACCTGAAGGACGTCACCGTCCAGGCCGGCCCCAAGGTGCTGCTCAAGCACGTGACCTGGCAGCTCGGGCCAGGGGACCGTATCGGCCTGGTCGGGGTGAACGGCGCCGGGAAGACCTCGCTGCTGCGGGCCATGGCCGAGGCGTCCTGGACCGACGGTGAGACGCAGCCCGCGGGTGGCCGGGTCGCCGTCGGCAGGACCGTCAAGCTCGCCTACCTCTCCCAGGAGGTCGGCGAACTCGACCCGAACCTGCGGGTGCTGGAGGCCGTCCAGCGGGTGCGGGAGCGCGTCGACCTCGGCAAGGGGCGCGAGATGACCGCCGGGCAGCTGTGCGAGACGTTCGGGTTCAGCAAGGAGAAGCAGTGGACGCCGGTCGGTGACCTGTCGGGTGGTGAGCGGCGCCGGCTTCAGCTGCTGCGTCTTCTCATGGACGAGCCCAACGTGCTCTTCCTCGACGAGCCCACCAACGACCTCGACATCGAGACGCTGACCCAGCTGGAGGACGTGCTCGACGGCTGGCCCGGCTCGATGATCGTCATCTCCCACGACCGGTTCTTCGTCGAACGCACCACCGACCGAGTCTTCGCCCTGCTCGGCGACGCCACCCTGCGGATGCTGCCGCGCGGCATCGACGAGTACCTGGAGCGTCGCCGCCGGATGGAGGAGGTGGCCGCCGCCTCCGCTCCCGCGCCGGTCGCCGGCAAGGCCGTACCGGAGAAGAGCGCCGCCGACCAGCGCGCCGCCAAGAAGGAACTCCAGAAGATCGAACGGCAGTTGGACAAGGTCTCCGACAAGGAGGCCAAGCTGCATGCCCGAATCGCGGAGAATGCCACCGACTTCGCGAAGGTGGCGGAACTCGACGCCGAACTGCGCGACTTGGCCGGCGAGCGGGACGAGCTGGAGATGCGGTGGCTGGAACTCGCCGAGGATGCGTGA
- the rsmA gene encoding 16S rRNA (adenine(1518)-N(6)/adenine(1519)-N(6))-dimethyltransferase RsmA: protein MSSSPTPDALLGPADVRELAGALGVRPTKQRGQNFVIDANTVRRIVRTAEVRPDAVVVEVGPGLGSLTLALLEVADRVTAVEIDDVLAGALPATVAARMPARADRFALVHSDAMHITELPGPAPTALVANLPYNVAVPVLLHMLSTFPSIDRSLVMVQAEVADRLAAAPGSKVYGVPSVKANWYADVKRAGSIGRTVFWPAPNVDSGLVSLVRRAEPIKTTASRREVFAVVDAAFAQRRKTLRAALAGWAGSAAAAETALVAAGVSPQARGEALTVEEFARIAEAATARTTAATPEGESE from the coding sequence GTGAGCAGCAGCCCCACCCCCGACGCCCTTCTCGGCCCCGCCGACGTCCGCGAACTCGCGGGCGCCCTCGGGGTGCGCCCCACCAAACAGCGCGGTCAGAACTTCGTGATCGACGCGAACACGGTCCGCCGTATCGTCCGCACCGCCGAGGTCCGGCCCGACGCCGTGGTGGTGGAGGTCGGCCCGGGACTCGGCTCGCTCACCCTCGCGCTGTTGGAGGTGGCCGACCGGGTCACCGCCGTCGAGATCGACGACGTACTCGCCGGCGCGCTGCCCGCGACGGTCGCGGCCCGGATGCCGGCGCGGGCCGACCGGTTCGCGCTGGTCCACTCCGACGCGATGCACATCACCGAACTGCCCGGCCCGGCCCCCACCGCACTGGTGGCGAACCTGCCGTACAACGTGGCCGTACCGGTGCTGCTGCACATGCTCAGCACCTTCCCGAGCATCGATCGCAGCCTCGTGATGGTCCAGGCGGAGGTCGCCGACCGGCTCGCCGCCGCACCCGGCTCGAAGGTGTACGGCGTCCCGTCGGTCAAGGCCAACTGGTACGCGGACGTCAAGCGGGCCGGCTCCATCGGCCGCACCGTCTTCTGGCCCGCGCCGAACGTCGACAGCGGGCTCGTCTCGCTGGTGCGGCGGGCCGAACCGATCAAGACCACGGCGTCCAGGCGTGAGGTGTTCGCCGTCGTGGACGCCGCCTTCGCCCAGCGCCGCAAGACCCTGCGGGCCGCGCTCGCCGGCTGGGCCGGCTCGGCCGCCGCCGCCGAGACCGCCCTCGTCGCCGCGGGCGTCTCGCCGCAGGCGCGCGGGGAGGCACTGACGGTCGAGGAGTTCGCGCGGATCGCGGAGGCCGCCACGGCGCGGACGACGGCGGCCACCCCCGAAGGAGAGTCCGAATAA